In Sedimenticola thiotaurini, the following proteins share a genomic window:
- a CDS encoding NUDIX hydrolase, translating to MIWTPHTTVASVIERSGRFLMVEELDRDGNLVLNQPAGHLEQAESLAEAVIRETREETAWGFSPDYLIGVYRWQVPPAGTTYLRFCFHGSCHDHRPDLPLDEGIQRAIWLSRDELAAQPERLRSPLVLRCIDDYLAGCRYPLELLNDLA from the coding sequence ATGATCTGGACACCTCACACCACGGTCGCTTCGGTTATCGAGCGATCCGGACGTTTTCTCATGGTTGAAGAGCTGGACCGCGACGGCAACCTGGTACTGAACCAGCCGGCCGGCCACCTGGAACAGGCGGAAAGCCTGGCAGAGGCAGTCATCCGGGAGACCCGGGAAGAGACCGCCTGGGGTTTCTCGCCTGACTATCTGATCGGCGTTTACCGCTGGCAGGTACCACCGGCCGGTACCACTTATCTGCGTTTCTGTTTCCACGGCAGCTGTCACGACCACCGGCCGGATTTACCACTGGATGAGGGAATCCAGCGCGCCATCTGGCTGAGCCGCGATGAATTGGCAGCCCAGCCGGAGCGGTTACGAAGCCCACTGGTGCTGCGCTGTATCGACGACTACCTGGCCGGCTGCCGCTATCCACTGGAGCTGTTGAATGATCTGGCGTAA